Proteins encoded within one genomic window of Brassica rapa cultivar Chiifu-401-42 chromosome A09, CAAS_Brap_v3.01, whole genome shotgun sequence:
- the LOC103840454 gene encoding glycine--tRNA ligase, mitochondrial 1 has product MEQSLRHSLSEKSSSVESQGNAVRALKASRAAKPEIDAAIDLLNKLKLEKSTVEKQLQSIITSSGNGSLNREAFRQAVVNTLERRLFYIPSFKIYRGVAGLFDYGPPGCAVKSNVLSFWRQHFILEENMLEVDCPCVTPEVVLKASGHVDKFTDLMVKDEKTGTCYRADHLLKDYCTDKVEKDLTISADKAAEFKDVLAVMEDYSPEELGAKLKEYGITAPDTKNPLSDPYPFNLMFQTSIGPSGLIPGYMRPETAQGIFVNFKDLYYYNGRKLPFAAAQIGQAFRNEISPRQGLLRVREFTLAEIEHFVDPENKSHPKFPDVSKLEFLMFPREEQMSGQSAKKLCIGEAVAKGTVNNETLGYFIGRVYLFLTRLGIDKERLRFRQHLANEMAHYAADCWDAEIESSYGWIECVGIADRSAYDLRAHSEKSGVALVAEEKYAEPKEVEKLVINPVKKELGLAFKGNQKNVVESLEAMNEKEAMEMKASLESKGEVEFYVCTLEKNVIIKKNMVSISKEKKKEHQRVFTPSVIEPSFGIGRIIYCLYEHCFSTRPSKAGDEQLNVFRFPPLVAPIKCTVFPLVQNQQFEEATKVISKELTSVGISHKIDITGTSIGKRYARTDELGVPFAITVDSDTSVTIRERDSKDQVRVSLEEAASVVSSVAEGKMTWQDVWARFPHHSSATADE; this is encoded by the exons ATGGAGCAATCTCTCCGCCACTCTCTCTCCGAGAAATCCTCCTCCGTCGAATCCCAGGGTAACGCCGTACGCGCTCTCAAGGCCTCCCGCGCAGCGAAGCCTGAGATCGACGCCGCAATCGACCTCCTCAACAAACTCAAGCTCGAGAAATCCACCGTCGAGAAGCAGCTCCAATCAATCATCACAAGCTCCGGAAACGGCTCCCTCAACCGCGAGGCTTTCCGACAAGCCGTCGTCAACACGCTAGAGCGTCGCTTGTTCTACATTCCTTCCTTCAAGATCTACCGTGGCGTTGCTGGGCTGTTCGATTACGGCCCTCCTGGCTGCGCCGTCAAATCCAATGTCCTCAGCTTCTGGCGTCAG CATTTCATTCTGGAGGAGAACATGCTTGAAGTAGATTGTCCATGCGTGACACCAGAGGTTGTACTCAAGGCATCTGGTCATGTGGATAAGTTCACTGATCTTATGGTCAAGGATGAGAAAACTGGAACTTGTTACCGTGCGGATCATTTGCTCAAGGACTATTGTACTGATAAGGTGGAGAAAGATCTCACCATCTCTGCTGACAAAGCTGCTGAATTTAAGGATGTTCTTGCTGTTATGGAAGATTATTCCCCTGAAGAGCTTGGTGCCAAGCTTAAAGAGTATGGGATCACTGCTCCCGACACCAAGAACCCTCTCTCTGATCCTTACCCGTTTAACTTGATGTTTCAGACATCCATCGGCCCATCTGGTTTGATTCCTGG TTACATGCGTCCTGAAACGGCACAAGGCATATTTGTGAACTTTAAGGACTTGTATTATTACAATGGGAGAAAACTTCCCTTTGCTGCTGCTCAAATTGGTCAAGCCTTTAGAAATGAG ATATCTCCTCGTCAAGGTCTTCTAAGAGTTCGTGAATTCACTCTGGCAGAAATTGAGCACTTTGTTGATCCTGAGAATAAGTCGCATCCTAAATTCCCTGATGTATCAAAGTTGGAGTTCCTCATGTTTCCAAGAGAAGAACAGATGTCCGGCCAATCTGCGAAGAAGCTTTGCATTGGCGAAGCTGTTGCTAAG GGAACTGTGAACAACGAAACTTTAGGTTATTTCATTGGGAGAGTTTATCTGTTCCTTACCCGCCTTGGCATAGACAAGGAACGTCTGCGTTTCCGCCAACATCTAGCAAATGAAATGGCCCACTATGCAGCAGACTGCTGGGATGCTGAAATTGAGAGCTCTTATGGATGGATTGAATGTGTTGGGATTGCAGATAGGTCTGCCTACGACCTACGTGCTCACTCG GAAAAAAGTGGCGTTGCTCTTGTGGCTGAAGAGAAGTATGCAGAACCTAAAGAAGTAGAG AAACTTGTGATTAATCCTGTGAAGAAAGAGCTGGGTCTTGCATTCAAAGGAAATCAAAAGAATGTAGTTGAATCTTTGGAG GCGATGAATGAGAAAGAAGCTATGGAGATGAAAGCAAGCCTGGAATCAAAAGGGGAAGTGGAGTTCTACGTGTGTACCCTCGAGAAAAACGTGATCATCAAGAAGAACATGGTGTCAATctcaaaggagaagaagaaagagcaCCAGCGGGTGTTCACACCTTCAGTGATTGAACCATCTTTCGGGATTGGTCGGATCATATATTGTCTGTACGAGCATTGCTTCAGCACAAGGCCAAGCAAGGCAGGGGACGAGCAGTTGAACGTGTTCCGTTTCCCTCCTCTTGTGGCTCCCATCAAGTGCACGGTTTTCCCGCTTGTTCAGAACCAACAGTTCGAGGAAGCAACCAAAGTGATCTCTAAGGAACTCACTTCTGTTGGAATCTCCCATAAGATTGACATCACTG GTACATCGATAGGGAAAAGATATGCGAGAACTGATGAGCTGGGAGTGCCATTTGCAATAACAGTGGACTCGGATACATCAGTGACGATCAGAGAAAGAGACAGCAAAGACCAAGTCAGAGTTAGCTTGGAGGAGGCAGCCTCTGTGGTGAGCTCAGTCGCGGAGGGGAAGATGACATGGCAAGACGTCTGGGCTAGGTTCCCTCACCACTCTTCTGCTACTGCAGACGAGTAG
- the LOC103840455 gene encoding WRKY transcription factor 71 yields the protein MADHKNTSFEETSFTSLTNCLQSSLVMDYNSLEKVFNNSSPFQPISPSSMGQIANYPYLNLNPYSPIVPSSSNEADPKESLGDKISMEDNEGDQRGVGESSKQLTKQGKGKGEKKEREARVAFMTKSDIDHLEDGYRWRKYGQKAVKDSPYPRSYYRCTTQICNVKKRVERSFQDPSIVITTYEGKHNHPIPSSLRGPVVAEHLLGNRENGLLRSFPRHHQEFLMMNHPPVNYQSVGSVPYEHSRLNSSNLREVVGYGLLQDIVPSMLLKHES from the exons ATGGCTGATCACAAGAACACTTCTTTCGAGGAAACATCTTTCACAAGCTTAACCAATTGCTTACAAAGTTCATTAGTAATGGATTATAACTCACTAGAAAAAGTCTTCAATAATAGTTCCCCTTTCCAACCGATTTCACCGTCCAGTATGGGACAAATAGCGAATTACCCTTACTTAAACCTCAATCCGTATTCTCCAATAGTCCCTTCTTCCTCCAATGAAGCCGACCCTAAAGAAAGCCTCGGAGATAAGATCTCAATGGAGGATAATGAAGGAGACCAACGTGGTGTTGGTGAAAGCTCCAAGCAGTT GACAAAACAAGGTAAAGGAAAAGGAGAGAAGAAGGAAAGAGAAGCTAGGGTTGCTTTTATGACCAAAAGCGACATTGATCATCTTGAAGATGGTTATAGATGGAGAAAATACGGACAAAAAGCCGTCAAGGACAGCCCTTATCCAAG GAGTTACTATAGGTGCACAACGCAAATATGTAACGTGAAGAAACGCGTAGAGAGATCGTTTCAAGATCCCTCGATCGTAATCACAACCTACGAAGGCAAACACAATCATCCGATCCCATCGAGTTTGAGAGGTCCTGTCGTCGCGGAACATCTATTAGGTAACCGTGAAAATGGTCTGCTCCGTAGCTTCCCACGTCACCATCAAGAGTTTCTTATGATGAATCATCCTCCGGTCAATTATCAGTCGGTGGGATCTGTACCGTACGAACATAGTCGTCTTAACTCTAGTAATCTACGAGAAGTTGTTGGCTATGGTCTTCTTCAAGACATTGTTCCTTCAATGCTTTTGAAGCACGAATCTtga